One Setaria viridis chromosome 3, Setaria_viridis_v4.0, whole genome shotgun sequence DNA window includes the following coding sequences:
- the LOC117848366 gene encoding uncharacterized protein, translated as MDGSGGIPLTQPPPAKEADEAAAALALTKRARKRSRYLSPPYTDTDVQEGGVAGEEEEPPDVSAAAALSALLDAALWHGHGVDPAALRFLALHRSRNRTTANGTFDNHPGPRAAAAAGSSHDGGTKKHSSPGGGGGGGGVGHTKLNLSAGPAMPGPVDGSPALAKKKKNPNADGPMQDAAATVQAQAAGEHTWASQSASFAANGTYGAANPAPTPERRKKTKYKKRAKSAGPEQQHFGNPVALVLDYAAGAPLPSREHLVSTFRRFGLVIDSETAVAQDKRSARVAFATRAEAEAAFSCAGALGAAFAPPSAVPSLQDLPPIARGAPPPPLPKLPLTDIRSNLERMIASLKATAEAAANSPDNLVGEMQGLLAKVDKKLQGRSATAAHHH; from the coding sequence ATGGATGGGAGCGGCGGCATCCCGCTGACCCAACCGCCTCCCGCCAAGGAGGCCGACGAGGCCGCAGCGGCACTGGCCCTCACCAAGCGTGCCCGCAAGAGGAGCAGGTACCTCTCCCCTCCCTACACCGACACTGATGTCCAGGAGGGGGGTgtcgccggggaggaggaggagccgcccGATgtctccgccgcggcggcgctgtccGCTCTCCTAGACGCCGCGCTTTGGCATGGGCATGGGGTGGATCCGGCGGCCCTCCGTTTCCTGGCGCTGCACAGGAGCAGGAATAGGACCACCGCCAACGGGACCTTCGACAATCACCCCggtccccgtgccgccgccgccgccggcagctcaCACGACGGTGGTACCAAGAAGCACTCATcacctggtggtggtggtggtggtggtggtgtcggcCACACGAAGCTCAACCTCAGCGCAGGCCCTGCCATGCCCGGGCCTGTTGACGGATCCCCTGCCCtggccaagaagaagaagaatcccaACGCAGATGGCCCAATGCAGGATGCTGCAGCAACGGTACAAGCACAAGCTGCTGGTGAGCACACTTGGGCATCCCAATCGGCCAGTTTTGCTGCCAATGGAACCTACGGCGCCGCCAATCCTGCGCCGAcgccggagaggaggaagaagacgaagtacaagaaaagggCGAAGAGCGCCGGGCCGGAGCAGCAGCACTTCGGGAACCCCGTGGCGCTCGTCCTCGACTACGCGGCGGGGGCTCCTCTCCCCTCCAGAGAGCACCTCGTCTCCACGTTCCGCCGGTTCGGCCTCGTGATCGACTCCGAGACCGCCGTCGCCCAGGACAAGCGCAGCGCGCGCGTGGCGTTCGCCACCAgggccgaggcggaggccgccTTCAGCTGCGCGGGAGCCCTCGGCGCCGCGTTCGCGCCTCCGTCCGCGGTGCCGAGCCTCCAGGACCTCCCTCCCATCGCTcgcggcgcgccgcctccgcctctcccGAAGCTCCCGCTCACGGACATCAGGAGTAACCTTGAGAGGATGATCGCGTCGTTGAAGGCtacggcggaggcagcggcgaaCTCGCCCGATAACCTTGTGGGAGAAATGCAGGGTCTTCTGGCCAAGGTTGACAAGAAGCTGCAGGGTCGTTCTGCTACCGCTGCTCATCACCATTAA
- the LOC117848365 gene encoding peroxisomal membrane protein PEX14 isoform X4, with translation MASTTGSGQQQSPSPAADADPGAEAEKLVFEAPPQPVREDYVQNAVKFLSHPKVKGSPVVYRRSFLEKKGLTTQEIDEAFRRVPDPQPSATTATASQPQQQANSQNQSTGVQTYAPVQSVLPGTAGPVVLRTQPRFSWYQAFLAAGLLLGFGASAAVFIKKLFIPRLKSWIRSVVAEGDEIQGNQPKAKIDEETAEAVKASASAVSAIAKTNQQLLASKDEEKKILSTLTQALDSQARELKSLSESLNHSRESINITREDRFSQYRPLEEHAPPAIRNGPVNSSWRASQQTNMYGASNGDFGSAGRSSFAPAPIEPTAGSFSRSYAETMSTAQRGDRSSGSKPWEMQQYSQQRPGYGSNSQLSDDGSYTDAQDNYPPSYHQNGKAPDFQADEPRPLTYNTGIEERPPPQRRWMPPQPPGVVMPEAAAAIRQPKTLPKQPSSDASEAAGEMQVNGASSASAVVTEVPVNGAGASDAGRSEIEEQSVTI, from the exons atggcctccaccaccggctcCGGCCAGCAGCAATCCCCAAGCCCAG cagcagatgctGACCCGGGAGCCGAGGCAGAGAAGCTCGTGTTcgaggcgccgccgcagcccgtgAGGGAGGACTACGTCCAGAACGCCGTCAAGTTCCTCTCCCACCCCAAGGTCAAGGGCTCCCCCGTCGTCTACAGGCGGTCCTTCCTCGAGAAGAAGGGCCTCACCACCCAGGAGATCGACGAGGCCTTCCGAAGAGTCCCT GATCCGCAACCAAGTGCTACTACTGCTACTGCTTCACAACCACAGCAGCAGG CCAACAGCCAGAATCAATCCACTGGGGTGCAGACATACGCACCAGTGCAGTCTGTGCTGCCTGGAACCGCTGGCCCTGTTGTCCTTCGTACGCAGCCCAGGTTCAGCTGGTACCAAGCATTCCTTGCCGCAGGGCTGTTGCTTGGTTTTGGTGCTAGTGCTGCTGTCTTTATCAAG AAACTGTTCATTCCCAGGCTCAAGTCTTGGATACGCAGTGTCGTAGCAGAAGGTGATGAAATTCAAGGCAACCAACCCAAGGCCAAGATTGATGAGGAAACGGCAGAGGCTGTAAAGGCTTCTGCGTCTGCTGTTTCTGCTATTGCTAAAACAAACCAACAGCTGCTTGCTTCAAAGGATGAAG AGAAGAAGATACTTTCAACGTTAACACAAGCTCTAGATTCCCAAGCCAGGGAGTTAAAATCTTTGAGCGAGTCACTCAATCATAGCAGGGAATCCATAAACATTACCAGGGAGGATAGATTTTCTCAGTACCGCCCACTGGAAGAGCATGCCCCTCCTGCTATAAGGAACG GGCCAGTTAACAGTTCATGGAGAGCTTCTCAG CAAACTAACATGTATGGTGCATCAAACGGTGACTTCGGCTCCG CAGGGAGGTCTTCATTTGCGCCAGCACCTATTGAACCTACTGCTGGGTCATTTTCAAGATCATATGCGGAG ACGATGTCCACTGCACAACGTGGGGATAGGTCTTCTGGCAGTAAG CCATGGGAGATGCAGCAGTATTCACAGCAGAGGCCTGGTTATGGATCCAACTCTCAGTTGAGTGATGATGGATCATACACTGATGCCCAGGACAACTATCCTCCATCCTATCACCAGAATGGAAAGGCCCCTGATTTTCAAGCTGATGAGCCTAGGCCTTTGACCTACAACACTGGGATTGAGGAAAGACCGCCACCTCAGCGCCGCTGGATGCCCCCTCAGCCTCCAGGTGTTGTCATGCCAGAAGCAGCAGCTGCCATACGTCAACCAAAGACTCTTCCTAAGCAGCCCTCAAGCGATGCCTCTGAGGCAGCTGGTGAGATGCAGGTGAACGGTGCTTCAAGTGCATCGGCTGTTGTCACCGAGGTGCCTGTTAATGGTGCTGGTGCAAGTGATGCTGGACGTAGCGAGATCGAAGAACAATCAGTGACCATCTAA
- the LOC117848365 gene encoding peroxisomal membrane protein PEX14 isoform X5, whose amino-acid sequence MASTTGSGQQQSPSPAADADPGAEAEKLVFEAPPQPVREDYVQNAVKFLSHPKVKGSPVVYRRSFLEKKGLTTQEIDEAFRRVPDPQPSATTATASQPQQQANSQNQSTGVQTYAPVQSVLPGTAGPVVLRTQPRFSWYQAFLAAGLLLGFGASAAVFIKKLFIPRLKSWIRSVVAEGDEIQGNQPKAKIDEETAEAVKASASAVSAIAKTNQQLLASKDEEKKILSTLTQALDSQARELKSLSESLNHSRESINITREDRFSQYRPLEEHAPPAIRNGPVNSSWRASQQTNMYGASNGDFGSGRSSFAPAPIEPTAGSFSRSYAETMSTAQRGDRSSGSKPWEMQQYSQQRPGYGSNSQLSDDGSYTDAQDNYPPSYHQNGKAPDFQADEPRPLTYNTGIEERPPPQRRWMPPQPPGVVMPEAAAAIRQPKTLPKQPSSDASEAAGEMQVNGASSASAVVTEVPVNGAGASDAGRSEIEEQSVTI is encoded by the exons atggcctccaccaccggctcCGGCCAGCAGCAATCCCCAAGCCCAG cagcagatgctGACCCGGGAGCCGAGGCAGAGAAGCTCGTGTTcgaggcgccgccgcagcccgtgAGGGAGGACTACGTCCAGAACGCCGTCAAGTTCCTCTCCCACCCCAAGGTCAAGGGCTCCCCCGTCGTCTACAGGCGGTCCTTCCTCGAGAAGAAGGGCCTCACCACCCAGGAGATCGACGAGGCCTTCCGAAGAGTCCCT GATCCGCAACCAAGTGCTACTACTGCTACTGCTTCACAACCACAGCAGCAGG CCAACAGCCAGAATCAATCCACTGGGGTGCAGACATACGCACCAGTGCAGTCTGTGCTGCCTGGAACCGCTGGCCCTGTTGTCCTTCGTACGCAGCCCAGGTTCAGCTGGTACCAAGCATTCCTTGCCGCAGGGCTGTTGCTTGGTTTTGGTGCTAGTGCTGCTGTCTTTATCAAG AAACTGTTCATTCCCAGGCTCAAGTCTTGGATACGCAGTGTCGTAGCAGAAGGTGATGAAATTCAAGGCAACCAACCCAAGGCCAAGATTGATGAGGAAACGGCAGAGGCTGTAAAGGCTTCTGCGTCTGCTGTTTCTGCTATTGCTAAAACAAACCAACAGCTGCTTGCTTCAAAGGATGAAG AGAAGAAGATACTTTCAACGTTAACACAAGCTCTAGATTCCCAAGCCAGGGAGTTAAAATCTTTGAGCGAGTCACTCAATCATAGCAGGGAATCCATAAACATTACCAGGGAGGATAGATTTTCTCAGTACCGCCCACTGGAAGAGCATGCCCCTCCTGCTATAAGGAACG GGCCAGTTAACAGTTCATGGAGAGCTTCTCAG CAAACTAACATGTATGGTGCATCAAACGGTGACTTCGGCTCCG GGAGGTCTTCATTTGCGCCAGCACCTATTGAACCTACTGCTGGGTCATTTTCAAGATCATATGCGGAG ACGATGTCCACTGCACAACGTGGGGATAGGTCTTCTGGCAGTAAG CCATGGGAGATGCAGCAGTATTCACAGCAGAGGCCTGGTTATGGATCCAACTCTCAGTTGAGTGATGATGGATCATACACTGATGCCCAGGACAACTATCCTCCATCCTATCACCAGAATGGAAAGGCCCCTGATTTTCAAGCTGATGAGCCTAGGCCTTTGACCTACAACACTGGGATTGAGGAAAGACCGCCACCTCAGCGCCGCTGGATGCCCCCTCAGCCTCCAGGTGTTGTCATGCCAGAAGCAGCAGCTGCCATACGTCAACCAAAGACTCTTCCTAAGCAGCCCTCAAGCGATGCCTCTGAGGCAGCTGGTGAGATGCAGGTGAACGGTGCTTCAAGTGCATCGGCTGTTGTCACCGAGGTGCCTGTTAATGGTGCTGGTGCAAGTGATGCTGGACGTAGCGAGATCGAAGAACAATCAGTGACCATCTAA
- the LOC117848365 gene encoding peroxisomal membrane protein PEX14 isoform X2, with protein MASTTGSGQQQSPSPAAAADADPGAEAEKLVFEAPPQPVREDYVQNAVKFLSHPKVKGSPVVYRRSFLEKKGLTTQEIDEAFRRVPDPQPSATTATASQPQQQANSQNQSTGVQTYAPVQSVLPGTAGPVVLRTQPRFSWYQAFLAAGLLLGFGASAAVFIKKLFIPRLKSWIRSVVAEGDEIQGNQPKAKIDEETAEAVKASASAVSAIAKTNQQLLASKDEEKKILSTLTQALDSQARELKSLSESLNHSRESINITREDRFSQYRPLEEHAPPAIRNGPVNSSWRASQQTNMYGASNGDFGSGRSSFAPAPIEPTAGSFSRSYAETMSTAQRGDRSSGSKPWEMQQYSQQRPGYGSNSQLSDDGSYTDAQDNYPPSYHQNGKAPDFQADEPRPLTYNTGIEERPPPQRRWMPPQPPGVVMPEAAAAIRQPKTLPKQPSSDASEAAGEMQVNGASSASAVVTEVPVNGAGASDAGRSEIEEQSVTI; from the exons atggcctccaccaccggctcCGGCCAGCAGCAATCCCCAAGCCCAG cagcagcagcagatgctGACCCGGGAGCCGAGGCAGAGAAGCTCGTGTTcgaggcgccgccgcagcccgtgAGGGAGGACTACGTCCAGAACGCCGTCAAGTTCCTCTCCCACCCCAAGGTCAAGGGCTCCCCCGTCGTCTACAGGCGGTCCTTCCTCGAGAAGAAGGGCCTCACCACCCAGGAGATCGACGAGGCCTTCCGAAGAGTCCCT GATCCGCAACCAAGTGCTACTACTGCTACTGCTTCACAACCACAGCAGCAGG CCAACAGCCAGAATCAATCCACTGGGGTGCAGACATACGCACCAGTGCAGTCTGTGCTGCCTGGAACCGCTGGCCCTGTTGTCCTTCGTACGCAGCCCAGGTTCAGCTGGTACCAAGCATTCCTTGCCGCAGGGCTGTTGCTTGGTTTTGGTGCTAGTGCTGCTGTCTTTATCAAG AAACTGTTCATTCCCAGGCTCAAGTCTTGGATACGCAGTGTCGTAGCAGAAGGTGATGAAATTCAAGGCAACCAACCCAAGGCCAAGATTGATGAGGAAACGGCAGAGGCTGTAAAGGCTTCTGCGTCTGCTGTTTCTGCTATTGCTAAAACAAACCAACAGCTGCTTGCTTCAAAGGATGAAG AGAAGAAGATACTTTCAACGTTAACACAAGCTCTAGATTCCCAAGCCAGGGAGTTAAAATCTTTGAGCGAGTCACTCAATCATAGCAGGGAATCCATAAACATTACCAGGGAGGATAGATTTTCTCAGTACCGCCCACTGGAAGAGCATGCCCCTCCTGCTATAAGGAACG GGCCAGTTAACAGTTCATGGAGAGCTTCTCAG CAAACTAACATGTATGGTGCATCAAACGGTGACTTCGGCTCCG GGAGGTCTTCATTTGCGCCAGCACCTATTGAACCTACTGCTGGGTCATTTTCAAGATCATATGCGGAG ACGATGTCCACTGCACAACGTGGGGATAGGTCTTCTGGCAGTAAG CCATGGGAGATGCAGCAGTATTCACAGCAGAGGCCTGGTTATGGATCCAACTCTCAGTTGAGTGATGATGGATCATACACTGATGCCCAGGACAACTATCCTCCATCCTATCACCAGAATGGAAAGGCCCCTGATTTTCAAGCTGATGAGCCTAGGCCTTTGACCTACAACACTGGGATTGAGGAAAGACCGCCACCTCAGCGCCGCTGGATGCCCCCTCAGCCTCCAGGTGTTGTCATGCCAGAAGCAGCAGCTGCCATACGTCAACCAAAGACTCTTCCTAAGCAGCCCTCAAGCGATGCCTCTGAGGCAGCTGGTGAGATGCAGGTGAACGGTGCTTCAAGTGCATCGGCTGTTGTCACCGAGGTGCCTGTTAATGGTGCTGGTGCAAGTGATGCTGGACGTAGCGAGATCGAAGAACAATCAGTGACCATCTAA
- the LOC117848365 gene encoding peroxisomal membrane protein PEX14 isoform X1 yields MASTTGSGQQQSPSPAAAADADPGAEAEKLVFEAPPQPVREDYVQNAVKFLSHPKVKGSPVVYRRSFLEKKGLTTQEIDEAFRRVPDPQPSATTATASQPQQQANSQNQSTGVQTYAPVQSVLPGTAGPVVLRTQPRFSWYQAFLAAGLLLGFGASAAVFIKKLFIPRLKSWIRSVVAEGDEIQGNQPKAKIDEETAEAVKASASAVSAIAKTNQQLLASKDEEKKILSTLTQALDSQARELKSLSESLNHSRESINITREDRFSQYRPLEEHAPPAIRNGPVNSSWRASQQTNMYGASNGDFGSAGRSSFAPAPIEPTAGSFSRSYAETMSTAQRGDRSSGSKPWEMQQYSQQRPGYGSNSQLSDDGSYTDAQDNYPPSYHQNGKAPDFQADEPRPLTYNTGIEERPPPQRRWMPPQPPGVVMPEAAAAIRQPKTLPKQPSSDASEAAGEMQVNGASSASAVVTEVPVNGAGASDAGRSEIEEQSVTI; encoded by the exons atggcctccaccaccggctcCGGCCAGCAGCAATCCCCAAGCCCAG cagcagcagcagatgctGACCCGGGAGCCGAGGCAGAGAAGCTCGTGTTcgaggcgccgccgcagcccgtgAGGGAGGACTACGTCCAGAACGCCGTCAAGTTCCTCTCCCACCCCAAGGTCAAGGGCTCCCCCGTCGTCTACAGGCGGTCCTTCCTCGAGAAGAAGGGCCTCACCACCCAGGAGATCGACGAGGCCTTCCGAAGAGTCCCT GATCCGCAACCAAGTGCTACTACTGCTACTGCTTCACAACCACAGCAGCAGG CCAACAGCCAGAATCAATCCACTGGGGTGCAGACATACGCACCAGTGCAGTCTGTGCTGCCTGGAACCGCTGGCCCTGTTGTCCTTCGTACGCAGCCCAGGTTCAGCTGGTACCAAGCATTCCTTGCCGCAGGGCTGTTGCTTGGTTTTGGTGCTAGTGCTGCTGTCTTTATCAAG AAACTGTTCATTCCCAGGCTCAAGTCTTGGATACGCAGTGTCGTAGCAGAAGGTGATGAAATTCAAGGCAACCAACCCAAGGCCAAGATTGATGAGGAAACGGCAGAGGCTGTAAAGGCTTCTGCGTCTGCTGTTTCTGCTATTGCTAAAACAAACCAACAGCTGCTTGCTTCAAAGGATGAAG AGAAGAAGATACTTTCAACGTTAACACAAGCTCTAGATTCCCAAGCCAGGGAGTTAAAATCTTTGAGCGAGTCACTCAATCATAGCAGGGAATCCATAAACATTACCAGGGAGGATAGATTTTCTCAGTACCGCCCACTGGAAGAGCATGCCCCTCCTGCTATAAGGAACG GGCCAGTTAACAGTTCATGGAGAGCTTCTCAG CAAACTAACATGTATGGTGCATCAAACGGTGACTTCGGCTCCG CAGGGAGGTCTTCATTTGCGCCAGCACCTATTGAACCTACTGCTGGGTCATTTTCAAGATCATATGCGGAG ACGATGTCCACTGCACAACGTGGGGATAGGTCTTCTGGCAGTAAG CCATGGGAGATGCAGCAGTATTCACAGCAGAGGCCTGGTTATGGATCCAACTCTCAGTTGAGTGATGATGGATCATACACTGATGCCCAGGACAACTATCCTCCATCCTATCACCAGAATGGAAAGGCCCCTGATTTTCAAGCTGATGAGCCTAGGCCTTTGACCTACAACACTGGGATTGAGGAAAGACCGCCACCTCAGCGCCGCTGGATGCCCCCTCAGCCTCCAGGTGTTGTCATGCCAGAAGCAGCAGCTGCCATACGTCAACCAAAGACTCTTCCTAAGCAGCCCTCAAGCGATGCCTCTGAGGCAGCTGGTGAGATGCAGGTGAACGGTGCTTCAAGTGCATCGGCTGTTGTCACCGAGGTGCCTGTTAATGGTGCTGGTGCAAGTGATGCTGGACGTAGCGAGATCGAAGAACAATCAGTGACCATCTAA
- the LOC117848365 gene encoding peroxisomal membrane protein PEX14 isoform X3: protein MASTTGSGQQQSPSPAAADADPGAEAEKLVFEAPPQPVREDYVQNAVKFLSHPKVKGSPVVYRRSFLEKKGLTTQEIDEAFRRVPDPQPSATTATASQPQQQANSQNQSTGVQTYAPVQSVLPGTAGPVVLRTQPRFSWYQAFLAAGLLLGFGASAAVFIKKLFIPRLKSWIRSVVAEGDEIQGNQPKAKIDEETAEAVKASASAVSAIAKTNQQLLASKDEEKKILSTLTQALDSQARELKSLSESLNHSRESINITREDRFSQYRPLEEHAPPAIRNGPVNSSWRASQQTNMYGASNGDFGSAGRSSFAPAPIEPTAGSFSRSYAETMSTAQRGDRSSGSKPWEMQQYSQQRPGYGSNSQLSDDGSYTDAQDNYPPSYHQNGKAPDFQADEPRPLTYNTGIEERPPPQRRWMPPQPPGVVMPEAAAAIRQPKTLPKQPSSDASEAAGEMQVNGASSASAVVTEVPVNGAGASDAGRSEIEEQSVTI from the exons atggcctccaccaccggctcCGGCCAGCAGCAATCCCCAAGCCCAG cagcagcagatgctGACCCGGGAGCCGAGGCAGAGAAGCTCGTGTTcgaggcgccgccgcagcccgtgAGGGAGGACTACGTCCAGAACGCCGTCAAGTTCCTCTCCCACCCCAAGGTCAAGGGCTCCCCCGTCGTCTACAGGCGGTCCTTCCTCGAGAAGAAGGGCCTCACCACCCAGGAGATCGACGAGGCCTTCCGAAGAGTCCCT GATCCGCAACCAAGTGCTACTACTGCTACTGCTTCACAACCACAGCAGCAGG CCAACAGCCAGAATCAATCCACTGGGGTGCAGACATACGCACCAGTGCAGTCTGTGCTGCCTGGAACCGCTGGCCCTGTTGTCCTTCGTACGCAGCCCAGGTTCAGCTGGTACCAAGCATTCCTTGCCGCAGGGCTGTTGCTTGGTTTTGGTGCTAGTGCTGCTGTCTTTATCAAG AAACTGTTCATTCCCAGGCTCAAGTCTTGGATACGCAGTGTCGTAGCAGAAGGTGATGAAATTCAAGGCAACCAACCCAAGGCCAAGATTGATGAGGAAACGGCAGAGGCTGTAAAGGCTTCTGCGTCTGCTGTTTCTGCTATTGCTAAAACAAACCAACAGCTGCTTGCTTCAAAGGATGAAG AGAAGAAGATACTTTCAACGTTAACACAAGCTCTAGATTCCCAAGCCAGGGAGTTAAAATCTTTGAGCGAGTCACTCAATCATAGCAGGGAATCCATAAACATTACCAGGGAGGATAGATTTTCTCAGTACCGCCCACTGGAAGAGCATGCCCCTCCTGCTATAAGGAACG GGCCAGTTAACAGTTCATGGAGAGCTTCTCAG CAAACTAACATGTATGGTGCATCAAACGGTGACTTCGGCTCCG CAGGGAGGTCTTCATTTGCGCCAGCACCTATTGAACCTACTGCTGGGTCATTTTCAAGATCATATGCGGAG ACGATGTCCACTGCACAACGTGGGGATAGGTCTTCTGGCAGTAAG CCATGGGAGATGCAGCAGTATTCACAGCAGAGGCCTGGTTATGGATCCAACTCTCAGTTGAGTGATGATGGATCATACACTGATGCCCAGGACAACTATCCTCCATCCTATCACCAGAATGGAAAGGCCCCTGATTTTCAAGCTGATGAGCCTAGGCCTTTGACCTACAACACTGGGATTGAGGAAAGACCGCCACCTCAGCGCCGCTGGATGCCCCCTCAGCCTCCAGGTGTTGTCATGCCAGAAGCAGCAGCTGCCATACGTCAACCAAAGACTCTTCCTAAGCAGCCCTCAAGCGATGCCTCTGAGGCAGCTGGTGAGATGCAGGTGAACGGTGCTTCAAGTGCATCGGCTGTTGTCACCGAGGTGCCTGTTAATGGTGCTGGTGCAAGTGATGCTGGACGTAGCGAGATCGAAGAACAATCAGTGACCATCTAA